A genomic stretch from Sporocytophaga myxococcoides DSM 11118 includes:
- a CDS encoding DUF4292 domain-containing protein → MNNIKSLFFLFSLTLIFSSCKKNLTPTTATQEEIINLTVQEIDYNYFSAKAKVDFKDNEQDLHFTVNIRMKKDSIVWLSISPALGIEAARCLILKDSVYMIDRINNKYSSYDLSFLSHKFNVPMDLPTIQALLVGNMPFKRDHHDKIIKNAETSTCTVEQHKTNLIATNFISLVSMVLKKLELTEKVNHNHLIINYDNFAPINNYNFPNKISVNLNYKQGGTVLQTTIDADYTKVEFPEKELGFPFNVPRRFENR, encoded by the coding sequence ATGAATAATATTAAAAGTCTCTTTTTCTTATTTAGCCTGACTTTAATATTCTCTTCCTGTAAAAAAAATCTGACGCCTACAACAGCAACTCAGGAAGAGATAATTAACCTTACAGTTCAAGAAATCGACTACAACTATTTTTCCGCTAAAGCAAAAGTAGATTTTAAAGACAATGAACAGGATCTTCATTTTACTGTAAATATCAGAATGAAGAAAGACAGTATTGTCTGGCTTTCAATTTCTCCTGCTCTTGGCATAGAAGCAGCACGTTGTCTTATACTTAAAGATTCTGTCTATATGATTGACAGAATTAATAATAAGTATTCCTCCTATGATTTATCTTTTTTAAGTCACAAATTCAATGTGCCAATGGACCTTCCTACTATACAAGCACTTTTGGTTGGAAATATGCCCTTTAAAAGGGACCACCATGATAAAATCATAAAAAACGCTGAAACAAGCACTTGCACTGTAGAACAACACAAAACTAACCTTATTGCAACCAACTTCATTTCATTGGTTTCAATGGTTCTTAAAAAACTTGAATTAACTGAAAAAGTAAATCATAACCATCTCATCATAAATTATGATAACTTTGCACCGATAAATAATTATAATTTTCCCAATAAGATTTCGGTCAATTTAAATTACAAGCAAGGTGGGACTGTTCTTCAAACTACAATCGACGCTGATTACACTAAAGTGGAATTCCCTGAAAAAGAGCTCGGTTTCCCCTTTAACGTCCCTAGAAGATTTGAAAACCGTTAG
- a CDS encoding tetratricopeptide repeat protein, with translation MKRLLVTFAIPFFLFYLLSVQEGFGQKKSKADKKEKYLIAEGYFTEGMKLYVLNNYADALSNFQKAYEINPENAGINYMLGKLALQQDKYDQAISYAQKSLKQDPKNKYYYLLLGEIYEKKQDYPEALKVIKKLLAEVPDTEDYLFDLAALYLYTNNVEEAIKIYDKIESHFGKTPEVSKQKQLIFLQGNKLKEAIAEGESLINAYPEESEFKIRQAEILYSNNKEKEGLAILETLVKEEPDNGYAWIALADYYKNQGEYDKSLKAISKAFQNPEVDIASKITLLEDLKKLPTDKLSQDQLIFLCEDLKKVHPSDAAAYGASGDVYFIAGNKEKALLNYTQSKNLNPNNFNLWNQILMLDSDLNRRDSLIRHSEQALEIFPNQAVLWLYKGGAYLMKSNYNRAIEALEEGKKLSSSNNDLKLQFLMQLGDAYNGAKEFQKSDDAYEEVLKFDSKNAHVLNNYSYFLSLRKDKLDHAKTLCERLIKEYPSEPTFLDTFGWVLYILKDYPNAKIYLEKAALSTTNGTIYEHYGDVLYQLGEKDKALEYWQKAKVAGETSEFIDKKIRDKKIYE, from the coding sequence ATGAAAAGATTACTTGTTACTTTTGCAATACCATTTTTTCTATTTTACTTATTGTCAGTTCAAGAGGGTTTTGGCCAAAAAAAATCCAAAGCCGACAAAAAGGAGAAATATCTGATTGCAGAAGGCTATTTTACTGAGGGCATGAAGCTGTATGTTTTAAATAACTACGCTGATGCCCTCAGCAATTTTCAGAAAGCCTACGAAATAAATCCGGAAAATGCCGGGATCAATTACATGCTGGGTAAGCTTGCACTTCAGCAAGACAAATACGACCAGGCCATCAGCTATGCTCAAAAATCTTTAAAGCAAGACCCGAAGAACAAATACTACTATCTTCTTTTGGGCGAAATCTATGAGAAAAAACAGGACTATCCTGAAGCTCTTAAAGTAATAAAAAAACTTCTTGCAGAAGTACCGGACACTGAAGACTATCTTTTTGATCTTGCAGCACTTTACCTGTATACAAATAATGTTGAAGAAGCAATAAAGATATATGACAAAATTGAATCTCACTTTGGAAAAACTCCCGAAGTAAGTAAACAGAAACAACTCATCTTCCTTCAGGGCAATAAACTTAAAGAAGCTATTGCTGAGGGAGAAAGTCTAATCAATGCCTACCCTGAAGAAAGCGAATTTAAAATAAGACAGGCTGAAATTCTATATTCTAATAATAAGGAAAAAGAAGGTCTCGCTATATTAGAGACTCTGGTGAAAGAAGAGCCGGATAATGGATATGCATGGATCGCTCTGGCTGACTACTATAAAAATCAGGGAGAATATGACAAGTCACTCAAAGCCATTTCTAAAGCATTTCAAAACCCTGAAGTTGACATTGCCTCCAAAATCACATTGCTTGAAGATCTTAAAAAACTTCCAACTGATAAACTATCTCAAGACCAGTTAATATTTCTGTGTGAAGATTTGAAGAAAGTACATCCTTCAGATGCTGCAGCATATGGTGCAAGTGGCGATGTTTATTTTATTGCCGGGAATAAAGAAAAAGCCCTTCTGAATTACACCCAGTCCAAAAATCTGAATCCAAATAATTTTAATCTCTGGAATCAGATCCTGATGTTAGACTCTGATCTTAACCGCCGTGATAGCTTAATTAGACATTCTGAACAGGCATTGGAAATATTCCCAAATCAGGCTGTACTCTGGTTATACAAGGGAGGTGCTTACTTGATGAAAAGTAATTATAACAGAGCAATTGAAGCGCTGGAAGAGGGCAAAAAGCTTTCTTCATCAAACAATGATCTCAAACTTCAATTCCTCATGCAGCTTGGAGATGCCTACAATGGAGCAAAAGAATTTCAAAAATCAGATGACGCATATGAAGAAGTGCTGAAGTTTGACAGTAAAAACGCACATGTATTGAACAATTACAGTTATTTTCTTTCTTTAAGAAAAGATAAGCTGGACCATGCAAAAACATTATGTGAAAGACTTATAAAAGAATATCCTTCCGAACCTACTTTCCTGGATACATTTGGATGGGTGCTGTATATTCTCAAAGATTATCCTAATGCTAAAATATACCTTGAAAAGGCAGCTTTAAGCACAACCAATGGTACCATTTACGAGCACTATGGAGATGTACTCTACCAGCTTGGAGAGAAAGATAAAGCATTAGAGTACTGGCAAAAAGCCAAAGTCGCAGGCGAAACAAGCGAGTTTATTGATAAGAAAATTAGAGACAAAAAAATTTATGAATAA
- a CDS encoding sugar phosphate nucleotidyltransferase, whose protein sequence is MKIIIPMAGMGKRMRPHTLTVPKPLIPIAGKPIVQRLVEDIAKVCGTKVDEVAFIIGNFGKEVEKKLMEIAASVGAKGSIYYQEEALGTAHAILCAKESLKGNLVVAFADTLFKADFKLDTASEGIIWVQKVEDPKPFGVVTLNEKEEITKFVEKPETFVSDLAIIGIYYFKDGEYLSKELQYLIDNNIKDKGEYQLTNALDNMKNKGTKFKPGKVTEWLDCGNKDSTVQTNERYLDYIKDQQLVAKSAKITNSVIIPPVYVGENAEISNTILGPYVSVGNGTKITDSVVKKSIIQEKALVKNANISNSMLGNSATFEGKPSDLSVGDFNTIVL, encoded by the coding sequence ATGAAGATAATTATTCCAATGGCGGGAATGGGCAAGAGAATGCGCCCTCATACCTTGACTGTTCCAAAACCACTTATCCCGATCGCTGGCAAGCCTATTGTACAGAGACTTGTAGAGGATATTGCCAAGGTTTGCGGGACAAAAGTAGACGAAGTAGCATTCATCATTGGTAACTTTGGAAAAGAAGTAGAAAAAAAACTGATGGAAATTGCTGCGTCAGTTGGTGCTAAAGGAAGCATTTACTATCAGGAAGAAGCATTGGGTACTGCTCATGCAATTCTTTGTGCAAAAGAATCACTAAAAGGAAATCTTGTGGTAGCATTTGCAGATACTCTTTTTAAAGCAGATTTTAAACTTGACACTGCTTCTGAAGGCATTATCTGGGTACAAAAAGTGGAAGATCCAAAACCATTTGGAGTAGTAACTCTGAATGAGAAAGAAGAAATTACTAAATTTGTAGAAAAACCGGAGACATTTGTATCCGACCTTGCAATTATAGGTATCTACTATTTCAAAGACGGAGAATATCTTTCAAAAGAACTTCAGTACCTTATCGACAACAATATCAAGGACAAAGGTGAGTATCAGCTTACCAATGCACTTGATAATATGAAAAACAAAGGGACTAAATTTAAGCCGGGAAAAGTTACCGAATGGCTCGATTGCGGAAATAAAGACTCTACTGTTCAGACCAACGAAAGATATCTGGATTACATTAAGGATCAGCAACTTGTTGCTAAATCTGCAAAAATTACAAATTCTGTAATCATACCTCCGGTTTATGTGGGTGAAAATGCTGAAATCAGCAATACAATATTAGGACCTTACGTTTCTGTTGGAAATGGAACAAAAATTACTGATTCTGTGGTTAAAAAGTCTATAATCCAGGAAAAGGCCTTAGTTAAGAACGCCAACATCAGCAATTCGATGCTTGGAAATTCTGCTACCTTTGAAGGAAAACCATCCGACTTAAGTGTTGGAGACTTCAATACCATTGTGCTTTAA
- the dut gene encoding dUTP diphosphatase, producing MQVRIINNSKHGLPSYQTEGSAGMDLRADLDNAVLLKPMERALISTKLFIELPLGYEAQIRPRSGLAFKNGITVLNSPGTIDSDYRGEIKVLLVNLSTEEFLINDGERIAQMVISKYEQISWLSVKELANSQRAAGGFGSTGTR from the coding sequence ATGCAGGTAAGAATAATAAATAATTCCAAGCACGGACTTCCATCCTATCAGACAGAAGGTTCTGCAGGCATGGATTTGCGGGCTGATCTGGACAATGCGGTTTTATTAAAACCAATGGAACGGGCATTGATTTCCACAAAATTATTTATTGAACTCCCTTTGGGTTATGAAGCACAGATAAGACCAAGAAGTGGTCTTGCTTTTAAAAACGGAATTACTGTGCTCAATTCACCTGGCACTATAGATTCTGATTACAGAGGAGAAATCAAAGTTCTGTTGGTTAATCTTTCCACAGAAGAATTTCTAATTAACGACGGAGAAAGAATTGCACAAATGGTAATAAGTAAATATGAACAAATTAGCTGGTTATCTGTTAAGGAGCTAGCCAATTCCCAAAGGGCGGCAGGCGGATTCGGCAGTACCGGAACCAGATAA
- a CDS encoding polysaccharide biosynthesis C-terminal domain-containing protein gives MSLLKKLAGQTALYGLSSILGRAINFLLVPFYTAVLVPVQFGTITELYAYVAFFNILYLYGMETAYFRFATKDNLTEETVFNQSETSLIFSSLLMSGAVLLLSPAIANGLDYQGHSSYFILLGTILAIDSMLAIPFARLRLQNKAGVFATAKLFNILVNVGFNIFFLVFCKKIAAGEQLPSLKPLIQSFYSEEYIVEYILISNLIASFFTIFFLLKTFKGFKIDFNWERLKPMLVYSIPMLFIGLAGMVDEMLSRIILKYVLPEGFYPNRTNLEALGIFGACYRLSMFMTLAVQSFRYASDPFFFSQAKDKNAPELFATVMKWFVIACAFLYVVVSCNLSLFEKILRGEIFREGILVVPVLLMANLFLGIYYNLSIWYKLTDKTQLGTLISILGAAITITANFILIPFFGYMGSAVTTLICYFIMSTVSYLWGKKYFPVPYNIGSALFYLTFAVILSILALSYPFGKGSIMSYGFQVILLGTFLFVVFLIERKQMNFKAS, from the coding sequence ATGTCACTTCTCAAAAAATTAGCGGGGCAAACAGCCCTTTATGGGTTAAGCAGTATACTTGGAAGAGCGATCAATTTTTTGCTTGTGCCCTTTTATACCGCTGTTTTAGTACCTGTGCAGTTCGGAACAATAACAGAGCTTTACGCCTATGTTGCTTTCTTTAACATATTGTATTTATATGGTATGGAAACTGCATATTTCCGATTTGCCACTAAAGATAATCTTACAGAAGAGACTGTTTTTAATCAGTCCGAGACTTCATTGATTTTTTCAAGTCTCCTGATGAGTGGCGCAGTGCTTCTGCTTTCACCTGCTATTGCAAATGGCTTGGATTATCAAGGACATTCGTCTTACTTCATCCTTCTCGGGACTATTCTCGCCATAGATTCGATGTTGGCAATTCCATTTGCCAGACTAAGGCTCCAGAACAAAGCAGGAGTATTTGCAACAGCTAAACTATTTAACATACTGGTAAATGTTGGCTTTAATATCTTTTTCCTTGTGTTCTGCAAAAAAATAGCTGCAGGTGAACAGTTGCCTTCTTTGAAACCATTGATTCAATCATTCTACTCTGAAGAATATATTGTTGAATACATCCTGATCTCAAACCTTATAGCAAGTTTTTTCACAATCTTCTTTTTACTAAAGACATTTAAAGGTTTCAAAATAGATTTTAACTGGGAAAGACTTAAGCCTATGCTTGTCTACTCAATTCCGATGCTATTCATTGGACTTGCAGGAATGGTTGATGAAATGCTAAGCAGGATCATTCTTAAATATGTTTTACCAGAAGGCTTTTACCCAAACAGAACTAATCTTGAAGCTTTGGGCATTTTTGGAGCTTGTTACAGGCTCTCCATGTTTATGACTCTGGCAGTGCAGTCATTCAGATATGCTTCCGATCCTTTCTTTTTTTCTCAGGCCAAAGACAAAAATGCTCCGGAGCTCTTTGCAACTGTAATGAAATGGTTTGTGATAGCATGCGCTTTCCTTTATGTTGTTGTCAGCTGTAATCTTTCTCTATTTGAAAAAATATTGAGAGGAGAAATTTTCAGAGAAGGTATACTCGTAGTGCCGGTTCTTTTAATGGCCAATCTTTTCCTTGGAATATATTATAATTTATCTATCTGGTACAAACTAACAGACAAAACCCAGCTTGGTACCCTGATAAGCATCCTTGGTGCTGCGATCACCATCACTGCTAACTTTATCCTGATACCTTTTTTCGGATATATGGGCAGCGCAGTCACCACATTAATATGTTATTTCATAATGTCTACTGTAAGTTATTTATGGGGTAAAAAGTATTTTCCTGTACCATATAATATAGGTTCCGCACTATTTTATCTAACCTTTGCTGTTATTTTAAGTATACTAGCACTCAGTTATCCATTCGGGAAAGGTAGTATTATGAGCTACGGCTTTCAGGTGATTCTGCTTGGCACATTTCTATTTGTGGTATTTTTGATTGAAAGAAAGCAAATGAATTTTAAAGCATCATAA
- a CDS encoding enoyl-CoA hydratase/isomerase family protein — protein sequence MVDFKNLSVTEKDGILHITISRVEKMNALNHKTLEELKEAIQKAYDEDNIKGVLLTGAGEKAFVAGADIKEISEVPEVNARKFSEYGQEIFDAFEKCPKPVIAAVNGFALGGGCELAMACHIRIASDNAKFGLPEVTLGILPGYGGTQRLPQLVGKGKAFELIMTGDMITASDAYSIGLVNHVTDKDQLIPKCLEILNKITNKAPIAIAQVVECINAAYSKEEDGYQTEANSFGICCKSEDFHEGTSAFLDKRKPEFKGK from the coding sequence ATGGTGGATTTTAAAAACTTATCAGTAACAGAAAAAGACGGAATACTTCATATTACCATCAGCAGGGTGGAAAAAATGAACGCGTTGAATCACAAAACCCTGGAAGAACTGAAAGAAGCAATTCAGAAAGCTTATGATGAAGACAACATTAAAGGTGTACTCCTTACTGGTGCTGGAGAAAAGGCTTTTGTGGCTGGAGCTGATATAAAAGAAATATCGGAAGTACCGGAAGTTAATGCCCGAAAATTTTCCGAATATGGTCAGGAGATTTTTGACGCTTTTGAAAAGTGCCCTAAACCGGTAATTGCAGCTGTTAATGGATTTGCCCTTGGTGGAGGCTGCGAACTGGCAATGGCTTGTCATATAAGAATCGCCTCTGACAATGCTAAATTCGGACTTCCTGAAGTCACCCTTGGCATACTCCCTGGTTATGGCGGAACACAAAGGCTTCCACAACTTGTAGGAAAAGGCAAAGCATTTGAATTGATCATGACCGGAGATATGATTACTGCTAGCGATGCATACTCAATTGGCCTGGTAAATCATGTTACCGACAAAGATCAACTGATACCAAAATGCCTTGAAATATTAAATAAAATTACCAATAAAGCTCCAATTGCCATTGCTCAGGTTGTTGAGTGCATCAATGCAGCTTATTCAAAAGAGGAAGACGGATACCAGACTGAAGCCAATTCATTCGGAATATGCTGCAAATCGGAAGATTTCCACGAAGGTACTTCTGCATTTCTTGATAAAAGAAAACCAGAATTTAAAGGGAAATAA
- a CDS encoding rhomboid family protein, whose translation MNLLEDLKYQFRQKENGLTKIILINVIVYLIDTILWVFSRGLENMSFFNLIYFNQHIPPIFADFLQRPWTLLTYFFSHDVPGPFHILGNMLGLYWFGRLITEYLGNRRLISLYILGGIAGAVIYLLLYNFVPYFIQHKPAIGMVGASASVFAITVAAATLLPEYYFHLVFIGPVKIKYIAAFFILISFIGSVGMNAGGNLAHLGGALLGYVFIKQLKKGRDLGKPISAISEFFNKLFTRRKIKVSYRSNEKNFSYEGDKEPDQKEIDAILDKISKSGYSSLTKREKERLFRASSKK comes from the coding sequence ATGAATCTTTTAGAAGACTTAAAATATCAGTTTAGACAAAAGGAAAATGGTTTGACAAAGATCATTCTGATCAATGTCATTGTCTACTTAATAGATACCATTTTATGGGTATTCTCGAGGGGATTGGAGAATATGTCCTTTTTCAACCTCATTTATTTCAATCAACATATACCACCAATATTTGCAGACTTTCTTCAAAGACCGTGGACGCTTTTAACATATTTCTTTAGCCACGATGTGCCCGGGCCATTTCACATTCTTGGTAATATGCTTGGCCTATACTGGTTTGGAAGACTTATTACAGAATACCTTGGAAATCGTCGACTGATCAGTCTTTACATTTTAGGAGGAATTGCCGGTGCTGTCATTTATCTTTTGCTCTACAATTTCGTTCCTTATTTTATTCAACACAAACCTGCAATAGGTATGGTTGGAGCATCAGCCAGCGTATTTGCAATTACTGTTGCTGCAGCAACACTTCTGCCAGAATACTATTTTCACCTTGTATTTATAGGACCGGTCAAAATAAAATACATTGCAGCTTTCTTTATTCTCATTTCTTTTATTGGCTCTGTCGGCATGAATGCCGGAGGTAATTTAGCACACCTGGGAGGAGCATTATTGGGTTATGTTTTTATCAAACAACTTAAAAAAGGCAGAGACCTCGGAAAACCAATCAGCGCTATAAGCGAATTCTTCAATAAGCTGTTTACCAGAAGAAAAATCAAAGTAAGCTACAGAAGTAATGAAAAAAACTTCAGTTATGAAGGAGATAAAGAACCAGATCAGAAAGAAATAGATGCCATCCTGGATAAAATTTCAAAATCCGGGTATTCCAGTCTTACAAAACGAGAGAAGGAAAGGCTTTTCAGAGCAAGCAGTAAAAAATAA
- a CDS encoding rhomboid family intramembrane serine protease, translated as MSLTPMVKNLLILNIGMFLIMVFTNVDLIGILGLKYLNAPGMKTEAYRYFTHMFVHADWGHLFSNMFGLFMFGPLLERVWGPMRFLAFYMICGLGAAMLYSGVLYFEMHHLEVLKNNFISNPSPELFIKFIRESVGDQFLGSFQFLDGYEKNPGNPTFINYAKDQIIDIYNYTINRPMVGASGAIFGVLMAFGLLFPNTEMFLLFLPVPIKAKYIVGFYGLFEIYAGIQRNPGDNVAHFAHIGGMLFAFLIVKYWERERNRFY; from the coding sequence ATGTCTCTTACTCCCATGGTTAAGAATCTTCTGATATTAAATATCGGAATGTTTCTAATTATGGTGTTTACAAACGTTGATCTTATCGGTATTCTGGGGCTTAAATATCTAAATGCTCCTGGAATGAAAACAGAAGCTTACCGTTATTTCACCCACATGTTTGTTCATGCAGATTGGGGGCACCTTTTTTCCAACATGTTCGGGCTTTTTATGTTTGGACCATTATTGGAAAGAGTCTGGGGACCTATGAGATTTCTGGCATTCTATATGATTTGTGGACTTGGAGCAGCAATGTTGTATTCAGGAGTGTTATATTTTGAAATGCATCATTTAGAAGTTTTAAAAAATAATTTTATTTCAAATCCCTCTCCTGAATTGTTTATCAAGTTTATCAGAGAATCTGTTGGCGATCAATTTCTTGGAAGTTTCCAATTTCTAGACGGGTATGAGAAAAACCCCGGAAATCCAACTTTCATTAATTACGCTAAAGATCAAATTATCGATATCTACAATTACACGATTAATAGGCCAATGGTGGGAGCTTCGGGAGCAATCTTTGGGGTTCTTATGGCTTTCGGATTACTTTTCCCGAATACGGAAATGTTTTTGCTTTTTTTACCTGTTCCCATAAAAGCTAAGTATATTGTTGGGTTTTATGGATTATTCGAGATTTACGCGGGCATCCAAAGAAATCCGGGGGACAATGTAGCTCATTTTGCTCATATTGGAGGAATGTTATTCGCATTCCTGATCGTTAAATACTGGGAAAGAGAAAGAAATCGTTTTTATTAA
- the mutL gene encoding DNA mismatch repair endonuclease MutL, with product MPDIIRLLPDALANQIAAGEVVQRPASVVKELLENSIDAGSNKIQLIVKDAGKALIQVVDNGKGMSDTDARLSFERHATSKISSTEDLFAIRTFGFRGEALASIAAVAQVEMKTRRADDEVGTLIRIEGSEIKAQEPVNTPVGTSFSVKNLFFNVPARRNFLKSNPVEMRHILDEFHRAALAYPSIGFTLYQNDMEIFNMPSEKLSRRIISLFGQNYKEQLITCQEETDQLKIHGYIGKPENAKRTRGDQYFFVNNRFIKNNYLHHAVVHAFDNLLPDDSFPFYVLFIEIDPKHIDVNVHPTKTEIKFDDEKTIYAIIRAAVKKALATHNIAPSLDFDQDINFSLGQTPSNFPNFPSKIREHEIDRGNDSYKQGLRFPSSANPLEEKNKDNWEQLYKSFENEEKPKTFETIRLGSAVNTKPEEKDISLNKDLLYNENQSTFQLHQKYIVTQVKSGMLVVDQQAAHERILYEKYLNMLQNKFGASQQFLFPLKIELSHSDFALIMEMEEEIKSLGFVFSVFGNTTIVVNGIPADITGGNEKDLFEGLIEQFKNNKDELSIDRKENLARSLAKRASLKPGTRLTLLEMNTLIDQLFACKSPNYAPNGNHTIVILDMNRIEKFFTRPNFS from the coding sequence ATGCCAGATATAATTCGTCTCCTACCGGATGCTTTAGCCAATCAGATTGCTGCAGGTGAAGTTGTACAAAGACCAGCTTCTGTGGTAAAAGAGCTTCTGGAAAATTCCATAGATGCAGGAAGTAATAAAATTCAGTTAATAGTCAAAGATGCAGGAAAGGCACTAATCCAGGTGGTTGACAATGGAAAAGGCATGTCTGACACTGATGCCAGGCTTAGCTTTGAAAGACATGCAACCTCTAAAATAAGCTCTACAGAAGATCTTTTTGCAATAAGAACTTTCGGATTCCGGGGAGAAGCTCTCGCTTCCATCGCCGCTGTTGCTCAAGTTGAGATGAAAACCCGCAGAGCCGATGATGAAGTAGGAACCCTAATCAGAATTGAAGGCTCGGAAATAAAAGCTCAGGAACCTGTGAATACACCTGTAGGTACCAGTTTTAGCGTTAAAAACCTGTTTTTCAATGTCCCGGCCAGAAGGAACTTCCTGAAATCTAACCCTGTAGAAATGCGCCATATTCTGGATGAGTTTCACAGAGCCGCTCTGGCTTATCCTTCAATAGGCTTTACTCTTTATCAGAATGATATGGAAATATTCAATATGCCTTCAGAAAAGCTGAGCAGAAGAATAATTTCCCTTTTTGGTCAAAACTATAAGGAACAGCTTATTACATGCCAGGAAGAAACAGATCAGCTGAAAATTCATGGTTATATCGGGAAGCCTGAAAATGCGAAAAGAACCAGAGGAGATCAGTATTTCTTTGTAAATAACAGATTTATCAAAAATAACTATTTGCATCATGCAGTAGTTCATGCGTTTGACAATCTCCTTCCGGACGATAGCTTTCCATTTTATGTGCTTTTCATTGAAATAGATCCTAAACATATCGATGTCAATGTGCACCCTACAAAAACCGAAATTAAATTTGATGATGAAAAAACCATTTACGCTATCATCAGAGCTGCGGTAAAAAAGGCACTGGCAACGCACAATATAGCTCCTTCTCTGGATTTTGACCAGGATATAAACTTTTCACTCGGGCAAACTCCTTCGAACTTTCCAAATTTCCCATCAAAAATCAGGGAACATGAAATAGATAGAGGAAACGACTCATACAAACAGGGATTGCGATTCCCCTCTTCCGCTAATCCGTTGGAAGAAAAAAATAAAGATAACTGGGAGCAGCTTTACAAATCTTTCGAAAACGAAGAAAAGCCTAAGACTTTTGAAACAATCCGACTGGGAAGTGCGGTAAATACCAAACCAGAAGAAAAGGATATTTCATTAAATAAAGATCTTTTGTACAACGAAAATCAAAGCACGTTTCAGCTTCATCAGAAATATATTGTCACACAGGTAAAATCCGGCATGCTTGTGGTGGATCAACAAGCAGCGCATGAAAGAATTTTGTATGAGAAATACCTGAATATGCTTCAGAATAAATTCGGAGCCTCTCAGCAATTTCTTTTTCCTCTGAAAATAGAACTTTCGCACTCAGACTTCGCTCTCATCATGGAAATGGAAGAGGAAATCAAGTCTTTAGGATTTGTTTTCAGCGTATTCGGGAATACCACCATTGTTGTAAACGGAATTCCTGCAGATATTACCGGAGGAAATGAAAAGGATCTTTTTGAAGGACTAATTGAGCAATTTAAAAACAATAAAGACGAATTAAGTATTGATAGGAAAGAAAACCTGGCGAGATCCCTTGCCAAAAGAGCTTCCCTGAAGCCCGGCACAAGGCTCACCTTACTGGAAATGAACACCTTAATTGATCAATTATTTGCCTGTAAAAGTCCGAATTATGCCCCAAATGGCAATCATACCATTGTAATTCTGGACATGAACAGAATTGAAAAGTTTTTTACCAGACCCAATTTTAGTTAG